One Chloroflexota bacterium DNA segment encodes these proteins:
- a CDS encoding 4-hydroxythreonine-4-phosphate dehydrogenase PdxA gives MMDKNKPLIAVTLGDITGIGPEILVKVITEGPPENCRLLAVGDAQVLRASFDALGAKFDLPVFRNIEEAAASDAPVMALDLAQGGGELLALARPHPEAGRMAAEALIQSARWAKEGKVDGVVFGPLVKETLNLGGKKYNDETEMMHEKLEAPLIKSVAKIGNIFRITIAEHVPLQRIPEFITRENVLDAIEIMQEVLTMYGVKSPRIAVAALNPHAGEGGLVGREEIDHIAPAIEEAKVKGLDVYGPIPADTVYVRAFKGQYDGVVNMYHDQANIALKMAGFGEIVIIFARSPVIITTPSHGPAYGKAGKGTADPGNLRAAVEVAASLAQRKLRQ, from the coding sequence ATGATGGACAAGAATAAGCCCCTGATTGCCGTCACACTGGGCGACATTACCGGAATCGGGCCGGAGATACTGGTCAAGGTTATCACTGAAGGGCCACCGGAAAACTGCCGCCTGCTGGCGGTAGGAGACGCGCAGGTTTTGCGCGCCAGCTTCGATGCGCTGGGGGCGAAATTCGACCTGCCCGTTTTCCGTAACATCGAAGAGGCGGCGGCGAGCGATGCTCCCGTTATGGCACTGGATCTGGCCCAGGGGGGCGGCGAGTTGCTGGCGCTGGCAAGACCTCATCCCGAGGCCGGGAGGATGGCTGCCGAAGCTTTGATTCAGTCGGCCAGGTGGGCAAAGGAAGGTAAGGTGGATGGGGTGGTATTTGGCCCTCTGGTCAAGGAAACCCTCAATCTGGGCGGCAAGAAGTATAATGACGAGACGGAAATGATGCATGAAAAGCTGGAGGCGCCTCTGATTAAATCGGTGGCCAAAATCGGCAATATCTTTCGCATCACCATTGCCGAACATGTGCCGTTGCAGCGAATTCCGGAATTCATCACCAGGGAAAACGTCCTCGATGCAATAGAGATTATGCAGGAAGTCCTGACAATGTACGGGGTAAAATCGCCGCGCATCGCCGTGGCAGCGCTGAATCCGCATGCTGGAGAGGGTGGTCTGGTGGGCAGGGAGGAAATCGACCACATTGCCCCGGCCATTGAAGAGGCCAAGGTAAAGGGCCTCGATGTCTACGGCCCGATTCCCGCCGATACCGTTTATGTACGTGCTTTCAAAGGGCAATACGATGGCGTGGTCAACATGTACCATGACCAGGCGAATATCGCTCTGAAAATGGCCGGTTTCGGCGAGATTGTGATAATTTTTGCGCGTTCGCCGGTCATCATCACCACGCCCAGCCACGGTCCGGCTTACGGAAAGGCGGGGAAGGGTACCGCCGACCCCGGTAACCTGAGGGCGGCGGTAGAAGTGGCCGCATCGCTCGCCCAGCGAAAGCTAAG
- the pdxA gene encoding 4-hydroxythreonine-4-phosphate dehydrogenase PdxA has protein sequence MSEEDKALLVITMGDAAGSGPEIITKALAEPEVRKLCRPVVIGDAEAMKEAFTFTKAPGEVKAIDKPAEARFQDGIVEVIDLHNIDLDKLTRGRVDPMAGKAAYEYIKLGTEITLAGESDAIVTSAINKEALNKAGYHYDGHTQLLAELCSVSDVAMMLVTGNLRVSHVSTHVSLKQAIERVRPPRILTVLKLTSEAVKQMGIAEPRIAVSGLNPHSGEGGLFGDEEMKYIAPAIEEAKRQGMNVIGPLPPDSAFLRAHEGQFDAAIAMYHDQGHIAVKMLGITFGVNVTLGLPIIRTSVDHGTNFGKAGKGTADPTSLIEAIKLASVMVQNRKRLAK, from the coding sequence ATGAGCGAAGAAGATAAAGCGTTATTGGTCATCACGATGGGCGATGCGGCCGGCTCCGGGCCCGAGATTATCACCAAGGCGCTGGCCGAGCCGGAGGTGAGGAAGCTGTGCCGGCCGGTGGTAATCGGGGACGCCGAGGCTATGAAAGAGGCATTCACCTTCACTAAAGCTCCTGGCGAGGTGAAGGCCATTGATAAACCGGCTGAGGCCAGATTTCAGGATGGCATTGTCGAGGTAATTGACCTGCACAATATCGACCTCGATAAGCTGACCAGAGGGCGGGTCGACCCGATGGCGGGAAAGGCGGCCTATGAGTATATCAAGCTTGGAACGGAAATAACCCTGGCCGGGGAATCGGATGCCATTGTGACCTCGGCGATAAACAAAGAAGCCCTTAACAAGGCCGGGTATCACTATGATGGGCATACCCAGTTGCTGGCCGAGCTTTGCAGCGTCAGCGATGTCGCCATGATGTTGGTCACGGGCAATCTGCGCGTCAGCCATGTGTCAACCCACGTTTCACTGAAGCAGGCGATAGAGCGAGTGCGACCGCCGCGTATACTCACCGTGCTTAAGCTTACCAGTGAGGCGGTGAAGCAGATGGGCATTGCCGAGCCGAGGATTGCCGTTTCCGGGCTGAACCCTCATTCCGGCGAGGGTGGTCTCTTCGGGGATGAAGAGATGAAGTACATTGCACCGGCCATTGAGGAGGCAAAACGTCAGGGAATGAACGTCATCGGACCGCTGCCGCCCGATTCGGCGTTCCTGCGCGCCCACGAAGGGCAGTTTGATGCCGCCATTGCCATGTACCACGACCAGGGGCATATTGCGGTGAAGATGCTCGGCATCACCTTCGGGGTCAACGTTACTCTTGGGTTGCCCATTATCAGGACATCGGTGGACCACGGCACCAACTTCGGCAAGGCGGGAAAAGGCACCGCCGACCCGACCAGCCTCATCGAGGCCATCAAGCTGGCCAGCGTTATGGTACAGAACCGTAAGCGTCTTGCCAAATAA